The Lasioglossum baleicum chromosome 7, iyLasBale1, whole genome shotgun sequence genomic sequence ctgTGTTTGTAGTGTACATAGCGTACAACAATCTTTAGAAACTTATTCAGTCTTTCTAATTGCTGTTGTTCACGAGAGGGGATGATTTACATATGTTTATAGGGTGTGAGAATTGGTAGGCCTAATTAATGCAAGTATTCACGATCAGAAAATTATCCCGTCTCACGATCCACTCGAATATCCTCTTTGTTGCGGATCGCAACAGCGGGCGACTATAGGACGTGCCAAATCACCCCTCTAGCGACTTAGGCCGTATAATTGACAAGGTCCTAGCAGGCGCAGGACCCTTTACGATTATTACGAACACCGTTACTGGATGACTGCATCATACACATACGTATGATAAGACGAGACGAGTTTTCTTGACAATTTTCCGGTACACAAAATCCAGAGAcatcaaataatttcaacaacTAAGAGAACATACCCATATACATACCTCTATCAACGTGTTACAAAATGTTTCATTTACGGTATGACTAAAGATAAATTGATCAAAGACAAGCAGAAACTCCATGTCGAGTCTGGttcgaaataaaaaatactaaagCCTTGATTTAAGAAAAACTTGGGATACGtgctttttcttagatcgtgtagctCTATTATTATTTGCTGAGGTCTGAATTAAACCACTATCGTGTCATTTTGCAATTAAATCGTGTGTGTCTGGTAAGAACTACAACCTCCCAGATAGCAAATGACGACGCGACATTTAGCAACTAATAAATTGCCAGAATGACCGCGATTTTTGCCGAGTTTGCCAGCAGGAAACGAGATGCAGAGGACCCGGGACGGCAGTAGATTTCCGGAAGGAAAGAACTGCATCCGCGACTATACTTCGTCCCGGTTTTTCCTCGATCCCTGCTCCATGATAAAAGCTTCGCCTTAATGCCACAATCGCTTTAATCCCCGCTCTACCGTCGCCCACGGATTGATCGGTTACTCACGTTTCCAGTAGCAGCTCCATTTTGCGATAAAGTTCCCTTCTGCTTCGACGATGATACACGTCCGAGGGATATCGCGATAGCATGCTCTCGCTGGGCAGCTCCCACGCCTGGCCTGCGGTGATCCCGACGGTGAAGAATCCCGAGGGTTTCGCGTATGTGCTTACTGTCAGACAGTAAACcagctgaagaaacaattatcGTTTAAAGGTCGTGCAAACCTCGGACACTCGAAAACTCGGATATCGATAGgcggaaaaattgaatttcttttgaTGCAACTACTCTTCGAAACcgggaaattgatataatttaattaaacgtTGCAGCTTCGCTGAGAAGTTAAAGTTAAACAGTTCTATAGGTAGCATTTCATACAAGAAGTAATTGCTTCACTTCTTTGGCGTTTCCTGTTGACTCCGCTTAACGGACTACTTTTGCTGCAATTTCCTTTTTAAACAGAAGGTTAAAAACCAACACCATCAGCTAAAAAACGCTTGTTTATTATGTATTAAGAAATCAAGGCTCGAGAAGCACCTTCGGTTTTTTCGGCTTTTCCTTGCAGTTTAATCCATTTGGAACTGAAACTAATTCAGTCATCGTTTCACGCGATAGAGATCTATAATAATTTTGTCAACGAAGTTGAATTAAATATATCCGTGCACACGGATTAAAACGTATCTCTATACACATTATGGTATAATTGAACCcgaaatatatttctaaataaaaagTGGAACAGGAAATAAACCAAAAATGTGAAATGGAGCTTGATTGAAGGGTGTACCTGCTCGTCGTTCTCGGTTAACAGGTTGGAAACGttgtcgaattaatttgtacgggTGGCGCCTCGAGAAGAAGAATCgatcactgatctagcactcgatcACGCAACGTATGAGCACGCCGTGAAAATTAATTGACGGAATCACACCGTTTTCTGCACGCGTCCCAACCATCCATTAACGAATTTACTTCACGGCGGGCAAGCGCCATTCTCGATTTTGTGACGCGCGAGCGCTGACTAATTGGAAAACACAGGTATTCGGCATCGTGTGCACGCGCCCCCAATGTTCCAGGGCATTAAATAGTTAGCATCACCGAATTAACGAGGCTCGTCGCAGCGACGCCGGCTCCTTTTAACGCTTACATTTTGCATACGAGCGTTTTCAATGACGAACAAGTGCCCTGCGCGAAATGAGCCGGCTGCTTTGGGCCAGGGCCGGGCTATTAGAAATTATTAAGCCATCGTTTACCGCGCAAGTTTCGCGAACTTCTGCTCGTGGAAAACGCCTCGGAGACGGGTCGCGCGTGCGCCGTTCGTTCTCATTTGTTTTTCCCTCGGTACAGTACTTGGCCAAAAATTTAAGGCCACTTATgatttaacaaattttcatattcagaCATTGTCAAAAatcgccgcctgaatgtaagaactaggtaacttgaaatttggacattttgagttatctacttcgtattaaagaagaaatcaaatagaatttaatgtaaaaactgAGTAACCTATCAAAGTAATCTACGACATCTTGTGAGCAGTGTTCAAtgtagataaaaaataaatacagatttttatttatgttataaatgggcaactcgaccttaaaaaaatttttttgtaatccAAACTGATGTTTTTTCATGTATTGATccacttaaaataaagaaatataagcagatattggcattatgttttgtcacgtccggtggttcagccatcGATAATAATTGATCATAATCATGTATAATATATCATttctaaatttctttttatactcaTACGTACTCGAATAATGTTatatgtaaaattaaatattaaatattattgttgaCAACTAATATTGAACTGTCGtatattatatcatattgcgAGCGGCAGAATCAATAGAATTAAggaaaatcaataaaatacatTTCGCTGTATTCTAAATTTATTCAATGATATTCCAAATTAAAGTTGAGTTTAGTTTTAAAATAAGTCATATGAGTTACATAACAATTCCATATATTCAACTGCGAAATATATCTGGTAATGGTTTCTTTATATAAGACGAATTTTATGAATTATgaaacattttatgaaaatatgaataattacaaATGTACACTTGAGTTGTGCAATCGAATAGCTTTCGTCAGGGGTAGCACTTACTAGGCATTTTTCGTTTCATTAAATCCCTcctttctttacagttacagcgattaaaacgtctttatcaccAAAAATGTcgcagaagagaaaagaaagtttatattttctgtatggctacatttattgtaatgcttaaatattgattacaaacgaatcaaattttatttcatctaaaaagaaacacataacattcatatttgtgagACTTTGTAAAAATCTTCGTGACGAGTctaactcgttaaaatacggcaaggggttaatgaatGGAATTAATTTCGGTCTGTCCAGTGGACGAACAAGTTGCACGTTTGTTGAAATTAAGACATTACATTCCAGAACATAAATTCAATGATATTccgaaatataaattatatgcattaattgcaagacatagCAACCAAAgaagaatttatttctctctttagTGGTTTCATGCAGTTGTAACAAATGTATTGATACTCTTACATTCTGGTACATAATCTctttactgtttgaaattacacccatccatttttgtcataaatgcataaaatccgcagtctaatgatcacagTTCGTATGAAAAATCTGACATTCAGCGAAAAACGCGGCAAACGACCAATTAATGGACAACAATTTCTAACGAATGTACAGAGGTATCCCAGCGAATGATAATCGCACAAACGAACATATCATAGGACCATTGAACCACTTCAAAATACAAATTGCGGATTCCACGACAGCAATTACTTACTTTGAATATGTGGGATGTAGTCCGaacaaattctaaataaatgaaCGCAGTGCCGAGTATCTTCTAAAATTAGGCAACTTCACCCTACTACTGGAAATGTCCTTAAAATAAAGTGTTCATTACTaatgactagattgcggatgtttatgcaaaataaaaattttctgcaccaATTTTAAAATACACTCTGGTGTTTCGAAATTCTCTTTGCCCCGACTCTTCTTTAAATTAGACTTAcccatatttataataaatgcataaaatccgcagtctactaatgacttGCGACGTGAAGTTTGGACCCGAGAATGTTCTTGGCGGGGAGGTTAACATTATAAACAAGTTTTTTATACGTCGATTGGCAAAGCAAACTGAGTTTTGACTCTGGGAAGTTTGACTCACTTGAACGTTGCTACCTTGAGGGAAGATGAGGTACTTCGCCTCGAATTGCCTTTTCGTTCGATCCATCGTTTTGTTGGTCTGGTTTGCGGAAGAGACGCGTAAGGCCCAAAGTAGACACAGAAGTTTGACGACTGGAACGCGGAACGACGGACACGCGGCCGGCATCCCGTTAAGTCCCACTGAATTGCTTCGGTCAACCGAGCCGGATTTATCTAAGCTGTTTGCTCAGGGGCAAGACGTTAAGTGACTCGAATCGGTGGATGATATAACGACAGGTAACGCTGGTTAGAGTGTTTCGCGGCGTTTAGCGAGCAGTTTTACGGCCGGATCGTTAAACTCCTGCTTCAATTAGTCGTTAAACCGCGAGCAAGTGCGAATTGCATCAGATTCTGTTCGCGGCTCGTACCGGCAGAGAGACTCTTCGATATGTTGTGTGCGCCGCGACATAACGACCATGATCTTCCTCGTTGGCTTCCACAGTTCACGAATGCTTCGTACAAATTAACACGCTCGCTGCTAAACAGCTGCTCGAGAAAATTAGATCAAAATGGTTCGATCGATCAATTAGATTCCAGCGATTCCTATTTCTACGAATACGGAATTGGTGCGACAATGTACAGTTTTCTTTCTCAAGAACAACAAACGATATTAAAAAAAAGTTGCATGGTATTATTGTGTCTACCAAactgaataaaaaaatgtttttcaaaatgcatttcgcgaagaaaatgtttaaatatgcattctaaaaaattttgtttttgcaCAGTTTGGTAGACTCAATAATGCCATGCAGCTTTCATTGgaacttttttttatatcatttgTTCTTCTTGAGATATTTCACGAAAgaaggaaatattaacattttttcaaGGGCTGATTTCACCCCTTTGGTGCGAGAAGTAGCACGAAAAGGTGGGGTTGTATTAGGCATAAATTACTCCACTTGGGTGCAAAGTCTCGTAATTTTTGGAATTTATGGGTTCGATAGCATCCGTTGTTAGTCCTCCACCGTGTATAGTCAGCGAGTCTGTATAGTCCTCACGACAATGTTCATCTCGAGAAATGTTTCCGAGGACGGTTCCGTACATTTATCACGGGGTTAGGATAGGATACCACTCAGCGGAAGATTAATCTATATCAGACGCATCGTTCGCAGATCTAATTTCGCAAAAAATCGACCGGCTAGGTCGAAACTTTCATAAAATCGAGGAACCCGGAACTCCACTTAAAAGCTTGCTCGGAGACTTTAATAGAACAACACGGTTTGAAAGGCCATTAATTTTCGGCGAACTCGGGATCATGGTTTTCGGCCGTTCGATATCTGCTCGCTCGTGAAAAAAGATAAAGAAGAAGTAAAAATGAAAGAGGAGGTCTGGCGGTGTATATACACGCGTTCCAGTAATCGCGGATCATCGTCCTGCGCGAGCCAAGAAATTAGAATGATGGCATCATCGATTCCATTCCGGAGGGGTCGTGAAATTTTACGACGGACCTCGtggaccgtcgcgtcgtcggccgGGCGAAAATATAATTGGAACGTTCGCCGTTGTAAAAACGGAACGGCGGATTTTTTAGCGGAGACGATAAATTTTCGCGCTCCTGTCAACCTTTCTCCGCCCACCAAAGATCTCCCGTGGTCGTTACACCATGAATTACAGCGTGATCGTACGTGCAATCCGATCTTTAGAAGAAAGACCGTACTTTTTCGGGCTTTAATACTTAATGAGATTGATTGAATACCTGAAATTGATACCGGCCagcttttttaccacgcttatattggcttgccgagttgtcgttgtatgcgtcaaatcttgtaatcgaattttaaatcactttccgatgagctagagacttgaaactttaaccatagctcagaactggatgacaatgcgatattaaaaaacaaatttaaaaaaaaactgtgcgtctaggagaaaaacattttaatattaaccgttacaTCTCGCCGCACGACGCTcgatagtacgtcatcgcgttcagcgatccccattccgcgcgccagcgctccctactccactacccgTTCCCAtcccgactcatccccactccactgacccacttcgcaccgaaggagcttagtgtggtgttccgttcattcagttccatttcggacaatttcggactccatcaagagacgtcgtctctcggactcatcccctcattcattctcgcgtatttccgtatcttgcgtttctatatatatatatatcttactatttcataccagtattactatatcatgcgttccatttaaaaaagactaaaaagtagaaaataaaaaatttataaaaaaactttttaaaaagtttgttttttagacattagcgactgtaaataaaagcgtggagcgcccacgaataagtttagcgctccacgcttttatttacggtcactaatgcctaaaaatattattttctcctttttagtgcattttaatatatgcGTGGTTTTGAAAgttcttttatatatatttttttttactttgtgTTGTTAGTCTCtagaataataactaaactacgGATTTTGTatgtttatggaaaaaatgaATAGGTCGAATACAAAACTGAACAATACATTACACAAATTTAAGGAACTGTTTTTGTTTAATTTCGGTTTCAGACAATTAATGTGGACAATTCTGATTTTGGAGAAAGATCCTCATTCTATTTATAGTAGAATTGAGTAgggagaaaattatttcgagtcatattatttccaacctattaTTTATAATCTAATTAAGAGAACAAATCAATTTCTTCGTATCTTCTATTTGTTGGTGGATGcagatataattttaattttgtacaaaaCTGAGTGGAAAGTAAATTACTTTCCGTTTTTCTACTGTTTGGTGGAATCGAGGTAGGAATATTgtcatttgcataaagatccacggtTCTAGATATGCAATCTCTTACCCGGCATTCAGTGAAATCGTGAAAATCCGATTTTGAAGCGTTCCTATGAAATTAGGTGCCAGTTATTTCGACTGGCCGGTAGTTTCAGAGTTGATGCCTCTTTTATATACAATTCCGCGTCCACTTTGCCGCGGTGGACATTTCTGTTATCGCGGAAGCGACGGATTTTTAACGGCTTGGTCAAACTCTCCGTCGAATGAAGTTCATCGGACCATGCGTGAATGTATTAATAAAACGTTGCTTGTGTGTTTAGCGCGGGCACACTCGCCGGTTAAATATTGGACATTTAAATAACGACGTGGAGATTTTTTCCACCTTTCCTCTTCTACCGGTGTTCTCGTTTACAAAAAGGCTCGAGAACCACGACACTCGACCGGGCTGTTCCACTACACCGGAATGAACCATAAATCCCTGGCACCCGGTCTACCGTTTTGTTAATGTAAAATGAATTACACACGACGAACGGTATCGTGGCGATGCTCAGTCCTCCGCTGGAACTCAACCACTGAAAAACCTCGAAATCTTTGAAATCCTAATCGAAAAAAACGTTCAGCTACTGTAACTATCTGGAACATTTCCGCcatatgtaataatatgaaaaaattatgttttgtgtcgcaaacattttttatatggGTGAGGGCATTTccagaatttcataaaatgttacATAAAAATGCATTGAACTTCATACGTCCTAGATTCGGTAggtaacgagatattatcgaaatcattTCCGATtttgaaatatacatatactttggatctacgaaaaacgaatatccctccaaaaaatagtagaactacacgatctaagaaacaacacggacccgagggtttttcttagatcgaggatttactgtacatgtACGTACATACCTGGATAATAGGTGCTCGAACTGATGTCCCTCAAAACttgaatatggtaaatatatgaaatatatatcaaTTGTGTTTTATTCGTAGACGACATACGAGGTATACCAGTCGGTAGGGAACATAGAATTGGATAAAAGGGTGACGATTacaagcagactgcggattttatgcatttgtgacagaaATGAATggataaaatttttacaatggAACGATTACAAGAATTTTAGAACATACATGTTATCtccgacttattaaaattaataaagagAAACACTTTTTGCGGAATCGAAAATGCGGCACGGGTTCCTGTCGTCCGATCGCTTCAGAATGTTGCAAAAATCATCTCCTCACCGAGTCCCACGATTTAGGGGAGTAAGGCCAGAAAAAATCGAAAGCACCATCCTAGTGTACAACATGCGTCGAAAGTGGAAAGTCTAAATTCGGCTTTAGTCCGCGGTGCACATCGCGGAATAAAGATGAACGGTGAACATTTCTCATTGGTGAAACTCGCAGGCCGCATACATTTCGCATGGCCCGTGTTTGCGTATTCGCTGTAACGAATGTATCCGCACGGTGATCCACGCAACTTGGCAACGATCGGCCGTGTTCCGCTGGACCAGAAGATTATGCGGGGACGCAGCCGGGGTCCAGGTTGAAAAATCACCAAAGTTCGGGCGAGTGGCCAGGAAAACTTGAGCCGGTGTTTCCCCGGGCAAGCGGCGGGCCCTGGGCGAAACCCGGTCGACGTTACACACGCATACGAACGCATCGACTTCCGGTGGAAATGCGCGAATGTCTCCGGCCTCAGAAATCCACGGAATAAATGGAGTGCCGGCAGCTCGGATAGAATCGCTCGCAATTTTCGGTTGCTCGATACGCGTCGTTGTAAGCTCGGTCCTTATCACGTTCGAAAGCTCCATCGTCCTTCGGCAACCTGCGACAGAGTGACAATAGGTTAAAGACTGAAACTGTTGTAAATATTACTAGGAATAACTACTATATAGAGTGTAAGAACATGATCTCTTCAAGGGCTGATCGTATATGGTCTTTGCAAATTGCATGTCGCGATCACTATGCGTGATTCAGCACATACGCCTACATTACAATTGGATTGTGCCCATACTGACAAATGTGCCCATAGTGAAAAATGTCTAAAGTAGAAAATgcctaaagtagaaattttccACATTGGGAAGTGCccacagtaaaagtgtctaaTCTGGAAAACGTCCACACTTGAAAATGGTCACACTGGAAAATGcccaaagtaaaaattttccacGATGGGAAGTGCccacagtaaaagtgtctaaTCTGGAAAACGTCCACACTTGAAAATGATCACACTGGAAAAAGCCCACAATAGAAAATGTCTGAAGTAGTAAGTGCCCACAGTAGAAAATGTCTGAAGTAGTAAGTGCCCACAGTAGAAAAtgtgtaaaattgaaaatgccgTCAGTAGAAAATGTATAAAGTAGAAAATGCCTGAAGTAAAAGATTTCCCACTGGGAAATGCCCGCACTAGAAAATAACCTCACCGGAAAATGCCCGCACTAGAAAATGACCACACTGGAAAATGCCCACAGTAGAAAATgtctaaagtaaaaattgtccacACTACAATATGCTCACACTAGAAAATGCTCACAATAGAAAATGTCTGAAGTGCCCACAGTAAAAAATACCCACAGTAGAAATGTCCAAAGTAGAAATGCtcacaataaaaaatgttcacacTGGAAATGCCTACAGTAAAAAATGCCTACACTGCAAAATGCCCACACTAGAAAATGTCCAAATCGGCAAATCCCCACATCTGCAAATGCCCAGATTGGTGAATGTGAGAAAATAGTTTGAAATTACGATTTCCTTAGTTGAAGCACTTTGATCTTTTACATAACagttttaaacaattattttcggcACCGTTCCTGGTGTAACGACAAGCCTTCCTAATTTTCGAACCAACAGAAACAGCCGGACGAACTGATACAAAAACTATGTACgctatgaaatttttaatttcgtcaTTCCAACGAAGTCGGAGGCGTTATATAACGCAACACAGTCTGCTGATGAACAGAGCTTCAACGACACACCAggcaaaaagttgtaaaattacGATGTTTCGGTTAATTGTAATATTGCGTGAAGTTTATTTCTCATCTCCCACATTCAGTGCTGTTTTTATCCCGCTGATACAATTCAGGATGAATACAGAGGAACCTTGTATCAAATATTTGCTTGAAAAAAAACATCATGcgttacattttattaaaatcgGTCTGGGTTATACTTTTCTATATGTCGCGAGTGAACTGGGAagtataatcagaaatattggCTAGTGACTTCATCTAACAGTCCTTTTCCGATGTTTATTAAACTTTGGACATCTGAAAAATAGCTAGAAACAAAAGATACGTATCATGAAAGGGTGAACTTTATTATACAAAAATGGTATTGTCATATCTTTTCATTTTTGCGTCTAGTGACAATTAACTCTATAATATAACGTTGATATTGCTGTAATACCGAAATGAAGTGTATATTTATTCGCAAGTGAAAAATATGggaataagaaataaaaatatattagtagtaatattataaaaatgtaacTAAAAATTCACTCTAATCCGACACAAATGTAATTAACCTTCACTAATTCGTAAAAATAATCAAGTGTAAACGTCGACTGTTGGGGGTCAGGATGAGTCTACAAATTTTTCTGGTAAATGTTTGTcaatataaatttcataaaaataggCGAGACTGGATGCTGTTCTCCGCTGCAAAATATTGCTGTCGATGAACATCGGTGTCTGGTTCCGGTGAATTTTTGTCTGTCGAAAGGACGCGCGTGAAACTTGTGATTTCGGTGTGACCCGAAAATGGGAAGCCGGAAATACGCGGATTGGGGTATCGCTTCGTCAAACGATGCGAATTCGTTTCGAGATTCAAGGGTAGCCTCGATATCTCTGTGCCGTTGGCTCGAACGGGCCGCTGCAGGCGGATTTCTTCTCCCCTGAAACGAGAGCCGCCTTTTACCTTCTAAAATTCAACGGCGTGGCACTTCGAGCCGTTTAACAATTCATTGGAACAACAAGCGATTGTTCGACGCAACGGCGACTTGAATGATTCATCTGGGACAGCTCGATCGGTTAACCCCGGGCGCAGTCAGTTGGTTACACGGGCCTGTCACTAATAATTTAATTGTTTCGCTTGATTAATTCCCTCGATTCATCGTCCCCCTCTAATTGCCTAGTTGTTCGAATTAGTTAACATATTGTCTGTTGCGGCGCGCG encodes the following:
- the LOC143210180 gene encoding uncharacterized protein LOC143210180: MPAACPSFRVPVVKLLCLLWALRVSSANQTNKTMDRTKRQFEAKYLIFPQGSNVQLVYCLTVSTYAKPSGFFTVGITAGQAWELPSESMLSRYPSDVYHRRSRRELYRKMELLLETQGKDGRACVLGAICRAAMRNRIRTDKGTFFEEIMRVVFSLPGEFEDADTVTEYERAYYRQENCDVMEDRCPDGF